A DNA window from Gemmatimonadaceae bacterium contains the following coding sequences:
- the gmk gene encoding guanylate kinase, with protein MSPFPLILSSPSGAGKTTIARELVKRRTDLGYSVSCTTRPTRQGEVEGRDYYFLTAPEFEIARERGEFAESAEVHGYLYGTLRREVDRVLASGRHVVMDIDVQGARHLAAAYPSSVLVFVLPPDAGTLLARLRGRGTESADSFSRRLRSAVAELRAVDSYGYVVVNADLDHAVSSVSGILDAESNRLARIDGIHALVGAMVTDLESELAKLNRS; from the coding sequence GTGAGCCCTTTCCCGCTCATCCTTTCGTCGCCTTCGGGCGCTGGAAAGACGACGATTGCGAGGGAACTGGTCAAGCGACGCACCGACCTCGGCTATTCCGTATCTTGTACCACCCGGCCGACCAGGCAGGGGGAGGTCGAGGGTCGCGATTACTACTTCCTGACCGCGCCGGAGTTCGAGATCGCGCGGGAGCGGGGCGAATTCGCAGAATCGGCCGAAGTCCATGGCTATCTTTATGGTACGCTGAGACGGGAGGTGGACCGGGTACTGGCATCGGGCCGCCACGTCGTGATGGACATTGACGTCCAGGGAGCGCGCCACTTGGCCGCCGCGTATCCCAGTTCGGTGCTGGTCTTCGTCCTGCCGCCGGACGCCGGAACGCTGCTGGCGCGACTGCGGGGCCGAGGCACCGAAAGCGCGGATTCGTTCTCCAGGCGGCTTCGGAGCGCCGTCGCGGAGCTTAGAGCCGTGGACTCGTATGGTTATGTTGTAGTGAACGCCGATCTCGATCACGCGGTTTCGTCTGTGTCCGGGATCCTCGACGCCGAATCGAACCGGCTCGCTCGAATTGACGGAATCCACGCCCTTGTCGGGGCGATGGTGACCGATCTGGAGAGCGAGCTCGCAAAACTGAACAGGAGCTAG
- a CDS encoding DNA-directed RNA polymerase subunit omega, whose amino-acid sequence MQVFLPKDVAKHATNKYLGVLVAAKFARVLNEFPRDRSAPGEKKLTTRALEDLTEGEIQYRVIPRRRAE is encoded by the coding sequence ATGCAGGTTTTCCTTCCCAAGGATGTCGCGAAGCACGCGACCAACAAGTACCTCGGAGTTCTCGTTGCCGCCAAGTTCGCTCGCGTGCTCAACGAGTTCCCGCGCGATCGCTCGGCCCCGGGTGAGAAGAAGCTGACGACGCGCGCACTCGAGGATCTCACTGAAGGAGAGATCCAGTATCGCGTCATTCCGCGCCGCCGCGCGGAGTAG
- the coaBC gene encoding bifunctional phosphopantothenoylcysteine decarboxylase/phosphopantothenate--cysteine ligase CoaBC translates to MRPFDGRRILLGVTGGIASYKSVMLARLLTQAGAEVDVVMTRAALEFVGAITFEAVTGRRTYSEIFGPGNALDHIRLAREASAYVVAPATADFMARAAHGHAGDLLTASLLANTSPVLLIPAMNDRMWANAQTVRNVAHLRELGYTVVDPDEGPLAVGEGMGPGRMPEPEAIIAHLSRLLEGNGDLSGRSLLVTAGATREPIDPVRFISNHSTGKMGVAIAAAAARRGARVTLVAGHLEVPVPLLVTRVQAETVEAMRDAVERELPGADALIMAAAPADYRPAKVATQKMKKSASALSPVIELMQTDDILVSTRAARKPGAVVIGFALETENLLENGAAKLESKDLDMIVANSALESGAGFGGDSNRVTLLSRGGAMEAIPLMPKTALAEIILDRLVALLNGRQG, encoded by the coding sequence GTGCGGCCTTTTGACGGCCGCCGCATTCTCCTGGGCGTAACCGGGGGAATCGCCAGCTACAAGTCGGTGATGCTCGCGCGTCTGCTGACACAGGCGGGCGCGGAAGTGGATGTCGTCATGACGAGGGCTGCGCTGGAATTCGTCGGCGCCATCACTTTCGAGGCCGTCACGGGCCGCCGCACTTACTCCGAGATATTCGGTCCGGGAAACGCACTGGATCATATTCGGCTCGCCCGCGAAGCGTCCGCGTACGTCGTCGCCCCGGCGACCGCTGATTTCATGGCTCGAGCGGCCCACGGACACGCCGGCGATCTGCTGACCGCGTCCCTGCTCGCGAACACATCACCCGTGTTGCTCATACCGGCGATGAACGACAGGATGTGGGCCAACGCCCAGACGGTGCGGAACGTCGCCCACCTGCGCGAGCTCGGGTACACTGTCGTAGACCCTGACGAGGGCCCGTTGGCCGTCGGGGAAGGCATGGGCCCCGGTCGAATGCCGGAGCCGGAAGCGATCATCGCGCATCTCTCCCGACTTCTCGAGGGGAATGGAGATCTGTCCGGACGGAGTCTGCTCGTGACTGCCGGAGCGACCCGCGAACCGATCGATCCTGTGCGCTTCATTTCGAATCACAGCACCGGGAAGATGGGGGTCGCAATCGCCGCGGCGGCAGCGCGTCGCGGTGCACGAGTGACACTGGTCGCCGGCCATCTCGAAGTGCCCGTCCCACTATTGGTGACCAGAGTGCAAGCCGAGACCGTCGAGGCGATGCGCGACGCCGTGGAACGGGAGCTCCCCGGAGCGGACGCGCTGATAATGGCAGCCGCTCCCGCCGATTATCGGCCGGCGAAAGTGGCGACGCAAAAGATGAAAAAATCCGCGTCCGCGCTTTCTCCTGTAATCGAGCTCATGCAGACCGACGACATACTCGTCTCGACCCGGGCGGCAAGAAAGCCCGGCGCCGTGGTGATCGGATTCGCACTCGAGACGGAGAATCTTCTCGAGAATGGGGCCGCCAAGCTCGAGTCCAAGGATCTCGACATGATCGTGGCCAACAGTGCCTTGGAATCAGGTGCGGGATTCGGCGGCGATTCCAACCGCGTCACGCTGCTAAGCCGCGGTGGCGCAATGGAAGCCATTCCGCTCATGCCAAAGACCGCCCTTGCCGAAATCATTCTCGACCGCCTTGTCGCGCTGCTGAATGGACGCCAGGGATAA
- the dnaB gene encoding replicative DNA helicase, with the protein MSSSPVEFSIAPQARDPYSERRPPYSEDAEQAVLSAMLMDQAAVLRASEHVDDTMFYREGNRRIFRAMLSLSERGDVIDPLTLSEELSRTGDLQASGGKDYIAFLVDAVPTSANIEYHAKIVREKALRRRLIEVSTAIVSEAFESAAPAAELLDAAEQRIFEVNQARGTEAFTRLKELLWPTMERIELLQRGDDSITGVSSGFKDLDELTAGFQPSDLIIVAARPAMGKTAFILNIAQNAALDHNVPVAFFSLEMSKEALVQRLLTSEGRVDAQRLRKGRLHDDEFVRLGRAAGILSHAPIWIDDTPGITLLEMRSKARRLKIDNDIGLIVVDYLQLMQGPSNQENRQQEISYISRSLKSLARELRVPVVALSQLSRAPEQRTGENKRPQLSDLRESGAIEQDADLVMFIYRQEMYDGPTDKDGNSLEGRAEIIVGKQRNGPTGLVNLYFNKTFTRFESHSARTQPQ; encoded by the coding sequence ATGTCAAGCTCGCCCGTAGAATTCTCGATAGCGCCTCAGGCGCGTGATCCATATTCCGAACGCCGCCCTCCTTACTCCGAGGACGCCGAGCAGGCCGTGCTGTCGGCCATGCTCATGGATCAGGCCGCGGTTCTTCGCGCGTCGGAGCATGTAGACGACACGATGTTCTACCGCGAGGGCAATCGGCGAATCTTCCGCGCCATGCTCTCGCTCTCGGAGCGCGGCGACGTCATTGACCCGCTGACCCTCTCCGAGGAGCTCTCCCGGACCGGCGACCTGCAGGCGAGCGGCGGAAAGGACTACATCGCGTTCCTCGTGGACGCGGTTCCGACGTCCGCCAATATCGAGTACCACGCGAAGATCGTCCGCGAGAAGGCGCTTCGCCGCCGTCTGATCGAGGTTTCCACCGCGATCGTATCGGAAGCATTCGAGTCCGCGGCGCCGGCTGCCGAGCTTCTCGACGCAGCAGAGCAGAGGATCTTCGAGGTCAATCAGGCCCGCGGCACCGAGGCGTTCACCCGCCTCAAGGAGCTCCTGTGGCCGACGATGGAGCGGATCGAGCTCCTCCAGCGAGGCGACGATTCGATCACCGGCGTCAGCAGCGGGTTCAAGGATCTCGACGAGCTGACTGCAGGGTTTCAGCCGTCCGATCTCATCATCGTCGCTGCTCGTCCAGCCATGGGCAAGACCGCGTTCATTCTCAACATCGCGCAGAATGCCGCGCTCGACCACAACGTGCCGGTCGCCTTCTTCTCACTCGAGATGAGCAAGGAGGCACTGGTTCAGCGACTCCTCACGTCGGAAGGTCGCGTGGATGCGCAGCGACTCAGAAAAGGGCGCCTGCACGATGACGAGTTCGTACGACTCGGGCGCGCAGCCGGCATACTCAGCCACGCTCCCATCTGGATAGACGATACTCCCGGAATAACGCTTCTCGAGATGCGCTCCAAGGCGCGACGTCTCAAGATAGACAACGACATCGGCCTCATCGTGGTGGACTATCTTCAGCTGATGCAGGGACCGTCCAACCAGGAGAACCGGCAGCAGGAGATCAGTTACATCTCGCGGTCGCTAAAATCCCTCGCGCGCGAGCTTCGTGTGCCCGTCGTCGCGCTTTCGCAGCTCTCGCGCGCACCCGAGCAACGCACCGGCGAGAACAAGCGCCCGCAGCTCTCCGACCTCCGCGAGTCGGGAGCCATCGAGCAGGACGCCGATCTGGTCATGTTCATCTACCGGCAGGAGATGTACGACGGGCCCACCGACAAGGATGGGAACTCCCTCGAGGGACGCGCGGAGATCATCGTCGGCAAGCAGCGCAACGGTCCGACGGGACTCGTCAATCTCTACTTCAACAAGACCTTTACGCGCTTCGAGAGCCACTCGGCCCGTACGCAGCC
- a CDS encoding uracil-DNA glycosylase — protein MDARDKLRLYLEQRRDLGESELILDSMTVEEALRAIGALARGGSAPARSPQDEPVASGDWRTVLGQPSALPEPEPAAPPGPGLVAGAAPDELFNADVMGHTSLKTLASALESCTRCPLYKTANHAVPGEGNTNARLVCVGEAPGASEDETGRPFVGAAGQLLTKILAAVDLTREEVFIGNVIKHRPPGNRNPTPGEIEACSPWLVRQLELIKPKVILALGTFAAQTLLNTKTPLGKLRGEIHRYHGIPVVVTYHPAALLRNPSWKRPTWEDVKLARRILDSASGA, from the coding sequence ATGGACGCCAGGGATAAGCTCCGCCTCTATCTCGAGCAGCGGCGCGACCTCGGCGAATCCGAGCTCATCCTCGACTCGATGACCGTCGAGGAAGCTCTTCGCGCGATTGGTGCGCTGGCGCGTGGAGGATCCGCACCAGCGCGAAGCCCTCAAGACGAGCCAGTCGCCAGCGGGGATTGGCGCACGGTTCTCGGTCAGCCCTCCGCCCTCCCCGAGCCCGAGCCAGCCGCGCCGCCCGGCCCGGGCCTCGTGGCCGGCGCCGCCCCCGATGAGCTCTTCAACGCCGACGTCATGGGACACACCTCACTCAAAACGCTCGCCTCCGCCCTCGAGTCGTGCACGCGCTGCCCTCTGTACAAGACGGCCAATCACGCCGTGCCGGGAGAGGGCAATACGAACGCCCGGCTGGTGTGCGTCGGCGAGGCGCCCGGCGCCAGCGAGGACGAGACGGGAAGGCCATTCGTAGGCGCCGCCGGACAGCTCCTGACCAAGATCCTCGCCGCGGTGGATCTGACCCGCGAGGAAGTGTTCATCGGAAACGTCATCAAGCACAGGCCACCCGGAAACCGGAACCCCACCCCCGGCGAGATCGAGGCATGCAGTCCCTGGCTCGTCCGCCAGCTGGAGCTGATCAAGCCAAAAGTAATCCTTGCTCTCGGCACCTTTGCAGCGCAGACTCTTCTCAACACGAAGACGCCGCTAGGGAAGCTCCGTGGCGAGATCCATCGCTACCACGGCATACCTGTCGTCGTCACCTATCACCCTGCCGCACTGTTGCGCAATCCGTCGTGGAAACGCCCGACCTGGGAAGATGTCAAGCTCGCCCGTAGAATTCTCGATAGCGCCTCAGGCGCGTGA